A window of the Spartobacteria bacterium genome harbors these coding sequences:
- a CDS encoding flagellar protein FlbD yields MIPVTDLHGHRVFINIDKIELVEENPETQLLLTSGRRFYVQECADELAARMLAYRQKCFEGAVVRLKAQKTTD; encoded by the coding sequence ATGATACCGGTAACTGATTTGCATGGCCACAGAGTGTTTATCAATATCGACAAAATTGAACTGGTCGAAGAGAACCCCGAAACACAGTTACTTCTGACTTCGGGGCGTCGTTTTTATGTTCAAGAGTGTGCCGATGAATTGGCCGCACGCATGCTGGCATACAGGCAGAAGTGCTTTGAAGGAGCGGTAGTTCGATTGAAGGCTCAGAAAACGACGGATTAG
- a CDS encoding motility protein A, producing the protein MDIGTLIGIILGWVLIVMAIVVGGGAGFFNVPSLMITVGGALSALLIHYPLPKVLSVIGVLRKAFSSKEQDYIELFKKMSDLAVRARRDGLLALEDDIDNMEDQFMRKGFQMAVDGNTIEVIRSVMEGDIVSMIQRHQVGQGVFKSLGNYAPSFGMIGTLIGLVQMLQKMSDPNSIGAGMAVALITTLYGAMVANLVALPLAGKLEQRSNEEVSLKSMVVEGVISIQEGNSPRIVEEKLRSFLPPKIRNATLEQQEQGA; encoded by the coding sequence GTGGATATAGGTACACTGATTGGTATTATTCTTGGCTGGGTGTTGATTGTGATGGCCATCGTGGTGGGTGGCGGCGCCGGATTTTTTAATGTTCCTTCTTTGATGATTACCGTTGGCGGGGCCTTGTCGGCACTGCTTATTCATTACCCGCTGCCCAAAGTGCTTTCGGTGATCGGGGTGTTACGCAAAGCCTTTTCCAGTAAAGAACAGGACTATATCGAACTGTTTAAGAAAATGTCTGATCTGGCCGTACGCGCCCGGCGTGATGGATTGCTGGCACTGGAAGATGATATCGATAATATGGAAGATCAGTTCATGCGCAAAGGATTTCAGATGGCGGTGGACGGAAATACCATTGAGGTGATTCGCAGTGTTATGGAAGGGGATATTGTTTCTATGATTCAGCGGCATCAGGTGGGGCAGGGGGTCTTTAAATCGCTGGGGAATTATGCGCCGTCTTTTGGTATGATTGGAACCCTGATCGGGTTGGTACAGATGCTTCAGAAAATGTCCGATCCCAATTCTATCGGAGCCGGCATGGCCGTTGCCTTGATTACCACGCTGTACGGCGCCATGGTGGCCAACCTGGTGGCATTGCCGCTGGCAGGCAAGCTGGAACAGCGTTCCAATGAGGAAGTATCGCTCAAAAGTATGGTGGTGGAAGGGGTTATTTCTATTCAGGAGGGCAACAGCCCCCGTATTGTGGAAGAAAAACTGCGCAGTTTCCTGCCCCCGAAAATTCGTAATGCGACGCTGGAACAGCAGGAACAGGGTGCCTAG
- a CDS encoding FliI/YscN family ATPase, whose protein sequence is MELKPNLRLEEALTGMREMTFVRPEGRVVEVTGLTVKAIGPPVSIGDMTLLECESPRGIVRIPSEVVGFQGQHVLVMPYGDLAGIRPGARVIPAGRLTVRAGYSMLGRVLDGLGQPIDGKPAPWNTEAVEIERDAPPAMLRNPLSEVFATGIRAIDGVLTMAKGQRIGIMAGSGVGKSVLLGSLARNSVSTVNVIALIGERGREVRDFIEKNLGPEGMEQSVVVVVTSDKSPMERMKGAFTAMAVAEYFRDKGEDVLFLMDSVTRCAMAKREVGLAIGEPPTTKGYPPSVFSFLARLLERSGASEKGSITALYTVLVEGDDINDPIGDTVRSIVDGHIVLSRKLASLNHYPAIDLKVSVSRVMSDVASLKHKDLAGKLRSVLSVYEKAEDLINIGAYSKGANPKIDEAIARIDGINRFLCQRPEEAIGFEDTLKQLEVALR, encoded by the coding sequence ATGGAATTGAAACCGAATCTAAGACTTGAAGAAGCCCTGACGGGCATGCGTGAAATGACCTTTGTTCGTCCGGAAGGACGCGTGGTGGAGGTCACCGGATTAACGGTCAAAGCCATCGGCCCGCCTGTTTCTATCGGCGACATGACCTTGCTGGAATGCGAATCACCCCGAGGCATCGTGCGCATTCCCAGTGAGGTTGTGGGATTTCAGGGTCAGCACGTACTGGTCATGCCCTACGGGGATTTAGCGGGCATTCGGCCGGGTGCCAGAGTCATACCTGCAGGCCGGTTAACCGTGCGTGCCGGTTATTCCATGCTGGGACGGGTATTGGATGGTCTGGGTCAGCCCATAGATGGGAAACCTGCCCCATGGAATACTGAAGCGGTGGAAATCGAACGCGATGCACCACCTGCCATGTTGCGAAATCCTCTGAGTGAAGTGTTTGCCACGGGTATTCGCGCTATCGATGGCGTGTTGACCATGGCCAAAGGCCAGCGCATTGGCATTATGGCCGGCAGCGGCGTGGGAAAGAGCGTGCTGCTGGGTTCGCTGGCACGGAATTCTGTGTCGACGGTCAATGTGATTGCATTGATCGGAGAACGCGGACGCGAAGTTCGGGATTTCATCGAAAAGAATTTAGGACCCGAAGGAATGGAGCAGTCCGTGGTCGTGGTGGTCACATCCGATAAATCACCGATGGAGCGCATGAAAGGTGCCTTCACCGCGATGGCTGTCGCCGAATATTTTCGTGATAAAGGCGAAGATGTATTGTTTCTGATGGATTCGGTGACACGCTGTGCCATGGCCAAACGCGAAGTGGGGCTGGCCATTGGCGAGCCGCCGACAACCAAAGGATATCCTCCCAGTGTCTTCAGTTTTTTGGCTCGTTTACTGGAACGCTCCGGTGCTTCGGAAAAGGGCAGTATTACCGCCTTGTATACCGTGCTGGTGGAAGGCGACGATATCAATGATCCTATCGGCGATACTGTGCGTTCAATTGTGGATGGCCACATTGTGCTCTCACGGAAACTGGCCTCCTTAAACCATTATCCCGCCATTGATCTCAAAGTGAGTGTCAGCCGTGTAATGAGCGATGTGGCGTCATTAAAACACAAGGATCTGGCTGGAAAACTGCGGTCTGTTTTGTCCGTGTATGAAAAAGCGGAAGATCTCATTAATATCGGGGCTTACAGCAAGGGGGCCAATCCCAAGATCGACGAAGCCATTGCCCGCATCGACGGGATCAATCGTTTTTTATGTCAGCGACCGGAAGAGGCCATTGGCTTTGAAGACACGTTGAAACAACTGGAGGTCGCGCTACGATGA
- the fliJ gene encoding flagellar export protein FliJ produces MKSFTFSLQNVLDVQTARRDAIEQELGRCLQELDVLQVMRRTIAVRIEKELQLMAASMRTGFNVQEYRRHGVFIEECQRRMLRVAEQINEIETKAEAIRKRLADAMRRCKTTEKLRDKERVAWDTVERRLEQDALDEVAVTGYYRKIREQAG; encoded by the coding sequence ATGAAATCATTTACTTTTTCTCTTCAAAATGTACTTGATGTACAGACCGCACGCCGTGATGCCATTGAGCAGGAACTGGGGCGCTGTCTGCAGGAGCTGGATGTGCTGCAGGTCATGCGCCGCACCATTGCGGTACGGATTGAAAAGGAACTGCAACTCATGGCCGCATCGATGCGTACAGGGTTTAATGTACAGGAATATCGCAGACATGGTGTTTTTATTGAAGAATGTCAGCGTCGTATGTTACGTGTAGCCGAGCAGATCAATGAAATAGAAACAAAAGCCGAGGCGATTCGTAAACGGTTGGCCGATGCCATGCGTCGCTGTAAAACAACGGAAAAACTTCGCGATAAAGAGCGGGTTGCTTGGGATACGGTGGAACGCAGGTTGGAGCAGGACGCACTGGATGAGGTGGCCGTGACAGGATACTATCGTAAAATCAGGGAGCAGGCGGGATGA
- a CDS encoding flagellar hook-length control protein FliK, protein MSSSIARVDNEGAIPAESMTESVFESSDASQLFGLLLGGMIGSGDDSWNDLAAMTRRPESSPELPDAQLASDGGVDAERKWAEGSTYNTFVSDWKNPMSTLSPASGQTDNRGSCGDDLTSGKTPSAMDSSAQSSDVATQKNAVLHHTAQTSGEKEVSTQQETKADAAQGQKTETAANETTDGAKAEVTHAVPDTAAGNEACLERPAAASQSGDKQADELVEEMLAEDEVGDEESDAAVQDLVDLVEQSGTSSVTAEPVGADVAAVSSEAEVAMSAADMSVAAAGNGAGTADGQTSGGASDGGQDASSKGGQSEESILAGIAAASRARVGSFSSKMADAMMSELQTATQDAGSTATGMATGASVNVAGTSSVNIQLERIQDLVRRFDEHLLSMIKTSDSEMTMTISPEKYGKLVVSCKETDDGLAVQVQAQNPAVCDLLTQETDGIKQFLQQSGYRLSGFDVFSGNGESFDRGQQAGSDYDGREEAGLPRWSGGGSQGDDVSSDEVATSSGTGITDQGVWFLA, encoded by the coding sequence ATGAGTTCGAGTATTGCACGCGTTGATAACGAGGGGGCGATTCCTGCGGAGTCTATGACAGAATCGGTCTTTGAATCGTCGGATGCGTCACAGCTGTTTGGTTTGTTGCTGGGCGGTATGATCGGATCGGGTGATGATTCGTGGAATGATTTAGCGGCGATGACCCGGCGGCCGGAATCATCCCCGGAACTGCCGGATGCACAGTTGGCATCGGACGGCGGAGTCGATGCGGAGCGGAAATGGGCCGAAGGCTCCACCTATAACACCTTTGTTTCAGACTGGAAAAATCCTATGAGTACGCTGTCGCCTGCGTCCGGTCAAACCGATAACCGGGGTTCCTGCGGTGATGATTTGACGAGTGGAAAGACGCCCTCTGCCATGGATTCCTCCGCGCAGAGCAGTGATGTCGCGACGCAGAAAAATGCAGTGCTTCACCATACAGCGCAGACTTCAGGTGAAAAAGAGGTGTCGACGCAGCAGGAGACGAAAGCTGACGCGGCCCAAGGTCAGAAAACCGAGACCGCTGCCAATGAAACCACCGATGGAGCCAAAGCAGAGGTCACCCATGCAGTGCCTGATACGGCGGCAGGGAATGAAGCCTGCCTGGAACGTCCAGCAGCGGCCAGTCAGAGCGGCGATAAGCAGGCGGATGAACTGGTGGAGGAAATGTTGGCCGAGGACGAGGTCGGGGATGAAGAATCCGATGCGGCGGTACAGGATTTAGTGGATTTAGTGGAACAGTCCGGTACGTCATCGGTCACTGCCGAGCCGGTCGGTGCCGACGTTGCGGCCGTTTCTTCTGAAGCTGAAGTCGCGATGTCCGCAGCGGATATGTCCGTTGCAGCCGCTGGAAACGGAGCGGGAACGGCGGATGGACAGACCTCGGGAGGCGCATCGGACGGGGGACAGGATGCGTCGTCAAAAGGCGGGCAGAGCGAGGAAAGTATTTTAGCAGGCATCGCTGCGGCATCGCGGGCGCGTGTGGGATCGTTTTCATCAAAAATGGCCGATGCTATGATGAGCGAACTGCAGACCGCAACTCAGGACGCGGGATCCACGGCGACGGGAATGGCGACGGGGGCGTCGGTAAATGTTGCCGGAACAAGCAGCGTAAATATCCAGCTGGAGCGTATTCAGGACTTAGTGCGTCGCTTTGACGAACACCTGCTTTCCATGATCAAAACCTCTGATTCAGAGATGACCATGACCATTTCCCCTGAAAAATATGGGAAACTCGTGGTCAGCTGCAAAGAAACCGACGACGGTCTGGCGGTGCAGGTTCAGGCACAAAATCCTGCGGTATGCGACCTGCTTACTCAGGAGACGGATGGTATTAAGCAGTTTTTGCAGCAGAGCGGCTATCGATTGTCAGGATTTGATGTGTTTTCCGGAAACGGAGAGTCATTCGATCGCGGCCAGCAGGCCGGCAGTGATTATGATGGCCGAGAAGAGGCCGGGCTGCCGCGCTGGAGCGGTGGAGGGTCGCAGGGAGACGATGTGTCGTCGGATGAGGTGGCTACCTCTTCGGGAACCGGCATAACGGATCAGGGCGTGTGGTTTCTCGCTTAG
- a CDS encoding flagellar hook-basal body complex protein — MIGSMWDGVSGLMTHQQRMDVIGNDIANVNTVAFKESNVTFKEQLVNTLNSPTANTLGKQIGMGVMMGSISRNFRDGVLTSTERSTNIAIGGDGFFQVQDAAGGLHYTRAGEFTFVTDGNNPPAEKYLKNSSGNTLCDGAGQPIAFPAGAANDIIDFAIATDGTVTGVDVTGAQVALGQVQVARFANNNGLSSIGHNMYDVVDEASGPAQFGAPGDPGYGALYQGYLENSNVDLAKEFTEMIITQRGFQANSRSITTGDEMLQEIMSLKR; from the coding sequence ATGATTGGCAGTATGTGGGATGGCGTATCGGGTCTCATGACACATCAGCAGCGGATGGATGTGATCGGCAATGACATTGCGAATGTAAACACGGTGGCATTTAAAGAAAGCAACGTGACATTCAAGGAACAGCTGGTGAATACGCTGAATTCGCCGACAGCCAACACGCTGGGTAAGCAGATTGGCATGGGCGTGATGATGGGTTCGATTTCCAGGAATTTTCGGGACGGGGTTCTGACCTCTACCGAGCGTTCCACCAATATCGCTATCGGCGGGGACGGATTTTTTCAGGTGCAGGACGCCGCCGGTGGCCTGCACTATACTCGGGCCGGTGAATTCACGTTTGTTACCGATGGGAATAATCCGCCCGCAGAAAAGTATTTAAAGAATTCCAGCGGCAATACCCTGTGCGACGGAGCCGGCCAGCCCATCGCTTTTCCCGCCGGAGCCGCGAACGATATTATTGATTTCGCCATTGCTACTGACGGCACCGTGACAGGGGTCGATGTAACTGGTGCACAGGTGGCTCTGGGACAGGTGCAGGTCGCTCGTTTTGCCAATAACAACGGTTTATCCAGCATCGGGCATAATATGTACGATGTGGTGGACGAAGCCTCCGGGCCGGCTCAGTTCGGGGCCCCCGGTGATCCGGGATACGGTGCGCTTTATCAGGGGTATCTGGAAAACTCCAATGTGGATCTCGCGAAAGAATTTACCGAAATGATCATCACCCAGCGCGGTTTCCAGGCAAATTCCCGTTCGATTACCACCGGTGACGAAATGCTTCAGGAAATTATGTCGCTGAAACGATAA